In the genome of Christensenella timonensis, one region contains:
- a CDS encoding carbohydrate kinase family protein, which yields MNEAKKELSQKLAGGVAPLKALIGFDGFVDEIVHVVDKRIDPENFSRIDTILSYSERLKNGCGLSTNVEIVAVQKKLGGNGPIFANALKKHNISLTYIGCVGENGHDPVFDELAAGSVMIGLTEPGHTDAYEFHDGKIIVSKIEHFKNVTWERIMEKVGLDAFVKIVDESDLIGMENWTMLPHMSDIWRSFLADVLPRMKSRPQDKRLFFDLADPEKRSAQDIKEAIELINAFSKAGFPVTLGLNKKEACEIAELYGGQISDYQAYPLKELCESLVKDIRIDCLVIHPVDRACCYAGGAYYEVAGPYCEHPVLTTGAGDTFNSGFVLGWMNGYPYQQCLLCGVGASGYYVRNAKSPDTEELKNFLNTWE from the coding sequence ATGAACGAAGCGAAGAAAGAACTCTCACAAAAACTGGCGGGCGGCGTTGCGCCGCTCAAGGCACTCATCGGGTTTGACGGTTTCGTAGACGAGATCGTGCATGTGGTGGATAAGCGTATCGATCCTGAAAACTTTTCCCGGATCGATACGATCCTCTCCTACTCCGAGCGTTTGAAAAATGGCTGCGGCCTTTCTACCAATGTAGAAATCGTCGCTGTCCAGAAAAAGCTCGGCGGCAACGGCCCCATTTTTGCCAACGCCCTGAAAAAGCATAACATCTCCCTTACCTATATTGGCTGTGTGGGCGAAAACGGGCACGATCCCGTTTTTGACGAACTGGCGGCAGGCTCCGTGATGATCGGTCTTACAGAGCCCGGACATACGGACGCCTACGAATTCCATGACGGCAAGATCATCGTTTCCAAGATCGAGCATTTTAAAAATGTCACCTGGGAACGGATCATGGAGAAGGTGGGCCTCGACGCATTTGTAAAAATTGTGGACGAAAGCGACCTCATCGGTATGGAGAACTGGACCATGCTTCCCCACATGAGCGATATCTGGCGGAGTTTTCTCGCCGATGTGCTGCCGCGGATGAAAAGCCGCCCGCAGGATAAGCGTTTGTTCTTTGACCTTGCGGATCCGGAAAAACGCAGCGCGCAGGACATCAAGGAAGCCATAGAGCTGATCAATGCTTTTTCAAAAGCCGGTTTCCCTGTTACGCTCGGCCTCAATAAAAAGGAAGCATGCGAGATCGCGGAATTATACGGCGGGCAGATCAGCGACTATCAGGCTTATCCGCTCAAGGAGTTATGCGAAAGTTTAGTAAAGGACATCAGGATCGATTGCCTTGTCATCCATCCCGTAGACCGTGCCTGCTGTTATGCAGGAGGCGCCTACTACGAGGTTGCCGGGCCGTACTGTGAGCATCCCGTGCTCACGACGGGTGCGGGAGATACCTTCAATTCAGGCTTTGTGCTTGGATGGATGAACGGTTATCCGTATCAGCAATGCCTTCTGTGCGGCGTAGGCGCGTCCGGCTATTATGTCCGCAACGCCAAAAGCCCCGACACGGAAGAGCTCAAAAATTTTCTTAATACTTGGGAATGA
- a CDS encoding substrate-binding domain-containing protein codes for MKKVLVVVMCLVLAAAMFVGCTAAPAASETPAASESAAASESVAPSESASEPVQSDESGDEAETGGVMKIVPEGDIVIGISTGSSGTSWRDIMIDNMKTVGDEYKEAGRIKDYKIVNNTTNGDANEQAQILRQFVDDPEVNVIMVNPNDNTALSEVIADAQKAGKLVVVYDATAEAPGALQVTLDHYAWNTKNVEAISKGAGGKGNAIEISGLDGHPANNERIRATQDVLKNYPDIKLLQSTPGGWDQTKAKEATAQILSSGQEIDIVYTQDGMAYGVLQAFQDAGKLPKAMYGDPGTAFFKAWKELRDSGADFKAFSQPNPPGIGATAMRLAVNMAEGKDLDETKLDGNIYYYVVNSFYTDENFDEGWEQLKDQSDDYLLTEYFTEEQALELFK; via the coding sequence ATGAAAAAAGTCTTAGTAGTTGTTATGTGCTTAGTACTTGCAGCTGCAATGTTCGTTGGTTGTACGGCAGCGCCGGCAGCTTCCGAAACACCTGCAGCAAGCGAAAGCGCTGCGGCTTCTGAATCGGTTGCGCCGTCCGAGAGCGCAAGCGAGCCGGTTCAGTCCGATGAGAGCGGTGATGAAGCGGAGACAGGCGGCGTTATGAAGATCGTTCCTGAAGGCGACATCGTAATCGGTATCTCTACTGGTTCTTCCGGTACATCGTGGCGTGATATCATGATCGACAACATGAAAACAGTCGGTGATGAGTACAAAGAAGCTGGCAGAATCAAAGACTATAAAATCGTGAACAACACGACAAACGGCGACGCGAACGAGCAGGCGCAGATCCTTCGTCAGTTCGTAGACGATCCGGAAGTGAATGTGATCATGGTGAACCCTAACGATAACACGGCTCTTTCCGAAGTTATCGCTGATGCGCAGAAGGCTGGTAAGCTGGTAGTTGTGTATGACGCTACGGCTGAAGCTCCGGGCGCATTGCAGGTAACGCTGGACCACTATGCTTGGAACACCAAGAATGTTGAAGCTATTTCCAAAGGCGCTGGCGGCAAGGGCAATGCCATCGAGATCTCTGGTCTTGACGGACATCCGGCTAATAACGAACGTATCCGCGCTACGCAGGACGTTCTGAAAAACTATCCTGACATCAAGCTGCTCCAGAGCACGCCTGGTGGCTGGGATCAGACAAAGGCAAAAGAAGCTACGGCACAGATCCTGTCTTCTGGTCAGGAAATCGACATTGTGTATACACAGGATGGTATGGCATATGGCGTACTGCAGGCATTCCAGGATGCCGGCAAACTGCCCAAAGCAATGTATGGCGATCCGGGCACAGCATTCTTCAAGGCTTGGAAAGAACTGCGTGATTCTGGTGCTGACTTCAAAGCTTTCTCGCAGCCGAATCCTCCGGGAATCGGTGCAACCGCGATGCGTCTTGCAGTCAACATGGCAGAAGGTAAAGACCTCGACGAAACAAAACTCGATGGAAATATTTACTACTATGTAGTTAACTCTTTCTATACGGATGAAAACTTTGACGAAGGTTGGGAACAGCTGAAAGATCAGTCCGACGATTATCTGCTGACAGAGTACTTCACAGAAGAACAGGCGCTTGAACTGTTCAAATAA
- a CDS encoding sugar phosphate isomerase/epimerase family protein: MKLGFVSAILPEYSFEQLIDYASKIGMECVEVAAWPVGKAERRYAGVTHIDVASLDQAKAEYINNYLKEKNVEISAIGYYPNPLDPDPAVRKTSVDHIKKCIEGARILGLHNMNTFIGKDPSLPISENMKAFKEIWPDIIKFAEDNDVKVGIENCAMFYSMDEWPGGKNLASTPAIWTDMFSIIDSKYFGLNYDPSHLVWPQMDYIQPIYDFADKMFHFHIKDVKFYRDRYNKVGMMATPLEYHAPKLPGLGDIDWGKTISALYDIHYKGPAVIEVEDRAFEDTLEDKLHSIELSQRYMRNFI; this comes from the coding sequence ATGAAACTTGGATTTGTAAGTGCTATTTTACCGGAATACTCTTTTGAGCAGCTGATCGACTATGCAAGCAAGATCGGCATGGAGTGTGTGGAAGTGGCTGCCTGGCCTGTCGGTAAGGCGGAACGCCGTTACGCAGGTGTGACGCACATCGACGTCGCTTCCCTCGACCAAGCAAAAGCCGAATACATCAATAATTACCTGAAAGAAAAAAATGTGGAGATTTCCGCCATCGGTTATTACCCCAACCCGCTCGATCCCGATCCGGCCGTACGCAAAACATCCGTCGACCATATCAAAAAATGTATCGAAGGCGCACGGATCTTGGGCCTTCACAATATGAATACCTTCATCGGCAAAGACCCGTCGTTGCCGATCTCCGAAAACATGAAAGCTTTTAAAGAGATCTGGCCCGACATCATCAAATTCGCAGAGGACAATGACGTCAAGGTCGGCATTGAGAACTGCGCGATGTTCTATTCCATGGACGAATGGCCGGGCGGCAAAAACTTAGCCTCCACCCCCGCTATCTGGACGGATATGTTCTCCATCATCGACAGTAAATATTTCGGGCTCAACTATGACCCGTCCCATTTGGTATGGCCGCAGATGGACTACATCCAGCCTATTTACGATTTTGCGGACAAGATGTTCCATTTCCACATCAAGGACGTAAAATTCTATAGGGACCGTTACAACAAAGTCGGCATGATGGCAACGCCTCTTGAATATCATGCGCCCAAACTGCCGGGCTTAGGCGATATCGACTGGGGCAAGACCATTTCCGCGCTCTACGATATCCACTACAAAGGCCCCGCTGTGATCGAAGTGGAAGACCGTGCGTTTGAAGATACGCTTGAGGACAAGCTTCATTCTATCGAGCTTTCCCAGAGATATATGCGGAATTTTATCTAG
- the deoC gene encoding deoxyribose-phosphate aldolase: protein MKPTKKASEMSVKELAAYIDQSVLKPEFTQDDIRKYIQEGIDFGCITVCINPASLDIAAELTKGTDTKICVVCDFPFGLSTTASKVMQAEEYCKRGDVFELDIVANYGWLRSGMYKEVEEDIKAVVDVCHKYGTAVKVIIETDSLTLDEIKEGTKAAVRAGADFIKSSTGFYTGGKSEGATVEVVQAMMDAGEGKIKVKGSGGIRTREHFLKLIDMGIDRMGVGYRSTPDVLGVTIEEVRKQK from the coding sequence ATGAAACCTACGAAGAAAGCAAGCGAGATGTCGGTAAAGGAATTGGCTGCATACATTGACCAGTCTGTTTTGAAGCCGGAGTTTACACAGGACGATATCCGTAAGTATATCCAGGAAGGGATCGACTTTGGCTGCATCACAGTATGCATCAACCCGGCGTCCCTCGATATCGCAGCGGAGCTGACAAAGGGAACGGATACGAAGATCTGCGTGGTATGCGACTTCCCGTTCGGTCTTTCGACAACTGCTTCCAAAGTGATGCAGGCGGAAGAATATTGTAAGAGGGGCGACGTATTCGAGCTGGATATCGTTGCGAACTATGGATGGCTGCGCAGCGGCATGTACAAAGAAGTGGAAGAGGATATCAAGGCAGTCGTAGACGTATGCCATAAATACGGTACGGCAGTCAAGGTGATCATTGAAACAGATTCCCTGACGCTGGACGAGATCAAGGAAGGTACGAAAGCGGCCGTACGCGCTGGCGCAGACTTCATCAAGAGCTCGACGGGTTTCTATACGGGCGGCAAGAGCGAAGGCGCAACGGTGGAGGTTGTGCAGGCGATGATGGATGCCGGCGAAGGCAAGATCAAAGTCAAAGGTTCCGGCGGGATCCGCACGAGAGAACATTTCCTAAAGCTGATCGACATGGGCATCGACCGCATGGGCGTTGGCTATCGCTCCACACCGGATGTGCTTGGCGTAACGATCGAAGAAGTCAGGAAGCAGAAATAA
- a CDS encoding oxidoreductase, with the protein MAFEHIFQPIKIKNMVVPNRTVHVPTDISSADPDGGINDRVIRYHEEIAKGGTGLIIVGASTPNRHTGRPTVTCISADEDYYIPGLHMLAKAMQKHGAKCAVQIQHPGRQAAYPRKGQISCSDMVSYLPGSAGHEVVYAGGQAHGKIAREMTVEEVYDLAERFAEAAWRVKEAGFDCVELHAAHGYMIAQFMSPATNTRNDRFGGKYENRMRFILEIIDRIKQKCGEDFPILVRYSGEEWKHDGRKLDESIKIAKTLEEAGVAALDISAGIFDLAETVMDPMYYTEGWNTYSAEAIKKAVNIPVITSHTLRSPEYCDQIIAEGKTDMVGFSRQMLADPYWANKAKAGDVDSIRKCISCLVGCWSESLMIKHEMRCAVNPAIGDTRFLDMKPANKGLKVAIVGGGIAGMEAARIATLRGHDVTLYEKDSELGGILRTCCMVPPKGKMKWYMDWMRRQMKELNVNIKLNTEATVDMLKGYDVVLCGTGSNPVIPDIPGKEKGVKFEDVLVCVKKNCEYWPQCGKREPAKVGQKVVVYGNHYGATDTAEALALRGKEIIYVTQDSEFAPHIENVHKEVLKVRFAGGNGGGLPEEHPIKIPVDVKLSTTLLEIKDGSVVLMDSKFNKYEVECDTVVFGEYASNTKLYDELVAAGVLVGNIGDSRKIRNVRGAMTDGADAGLMLDEGLFMNANNVLSSNLPMDVEKMMK; encoded by the coding sequence ATGGCTTTTGAACACATTTTTCAACCGATCAAAATCAAGAACATGGTCGTACCGAACAGAACGGTGCATGTTCCGACGGATATTAGTTCGGCAGATCCGGATGGCGGCATCAATGACCGTGTAATCCGGTATCATGAAGAGATCGCAAAGGGCGGTACGGGCCTCATCATCGTGGGCGCTTCCACACCGAACAGGCACACGGGACGTCCGACGGTAACCTGTATTTCTGCTGACGAAGATTATTATATCCCAGGTCTTCACATGCTTGCAAAAGCGATGCAGAAGCACGGCGCAAAATGTGCGGTACAGATCCAGCATCCGGGCCGCCAGGCGGCATACCCGAGAAAAGGGCAGATTTCCTGCTCGGATATGGTATCCTACCTGCCGGGCAGCGCTGGCCACGAGGTCGTTTATGCAGGCGGACAGGCACACGGCAAGATCGCCCGCGAGATGACGGTAGAGGAAGTATACGATCTGGCAGAACGCTTTGCAGAAGCTGCGTGGCGCGTAAAAGAAGCCGGCTTTGACTGCGTGGAGCTGCATGCTGCACACGGTTACATGATCGCACAGTTCATGAGCCCGGCCACAAACACAAGAAACGACCGCTTTGGCGGAAAATATGAAAACCGCATGCGTTTCATCCTGGAGATCATCGACAGGATCAAACAAAAGTGTGGCGAAGACTTCCCGATTCTGGTAAGATATTCCGGTGAAGAATGGAAGCACGACGGCAGGAAGCTTGACGAATCCATCAAGATCGCAAAGACGCTGGAAGAAGCGGGCGTTGCGGCGCTTGATATCTCGGCCGGCATCTTCGACCTTGCAGAAACGGTTATGGATCCGATGTATTATACGGAAGGCTGGAACACGTATTCCGCAGAAGCGATCAAAAAGGCTGTCAATATCCCGGTCATCACCAGCCACACACTGCGCAGCCCCGAATATTGCGACCAGATTATCGCAGAGGGCAAGACGGATATGGTCGGTTTCTCGCGCCAGATGCTTGCAGACCCGTACTGGGCGAACAAAGCAAAAGCAGGCGATGTAGACAGCATCCGCAAGTGCATCAGCTGCCTCGTTGGCTGCTGGTCCGAATCCCTGATGATCAAGCACGAAATGCGCTGCGCGGTCAACCCGGCGATCGGCGATACGCGTTTCCTCGATATGAAACCGGCGAACAAAGGCTTGAAGGTCGCGATCGTCGGCGGCGGTATCGCAGGTATGGAAGCGGCAAGGATCGCGACCCTGCGCGGACACGACGTGACACTGTATGAAAAGGACAGCGAGCTTGGCGGTATCCTCCGTACATGCTGTATGGTTCCGCCGAAGGGCAAGATGAAATGGTATATGGATTGGATGCGCCGCCAGATGAAAGAGCTGAACGTCAACATCAAGCTCAACACGGAAGCAACGGTCGATATGCTCAAGGGTTATGACGTTGTACTGTGCGGTACGGGCAGCAATCCGGTGATCCCGGATATCCCGGGCAAGGAAAAGGGCGTGAAGTTTGAAGACGTGCTGGTATGCGTGAAGAAGAACTGTGAATACTGGCCGCAGTGCGGTAAGCGCGAGCCTGCCAAGGTTGGTCAGAAGGTCGTTGTTTACGGCAACCACTACGGCGCTACGGATACGGCGGAGGCGCTGGCGCTTCGCGGCAAGGAAATCATCTATGTGACACAGGACAGCGAATTTGCACCGCACATCGAAAACGTACATAAAGAAGTATTGAAAGTGCGTTTTGCAGGAGGTAACGGCGGCGGACTGCCGGAAGAGCATCCGATCAAGATCCCGGTAGATGTGAAGCTCTCGACGACATTGCTTGAGATCAAAGACGGCAGCGTTGTCCTGATGGACAGCAAGTTCAATAAATACGAAGTAGAATGTGATACTGTCGTATTCGGCGAATATGCATCCAACACGAAGCTGTATGACGAGTTGGTTGCGGCAGGCGTGCTCGTAGGCAACATCGGCGACTCCAGGAAGATCCGCAACGTGCGTGGCGCGATGACGGATGGTGCGGACGCAGGACTGATGCTGGACGAGGGCCTGTTCATGAACGCAAATAACGTCCTTTCGAGCAATCTGCCGATGGATGTTGAAAAAATGATGAAATAA
- a CDS encoding GntR family transcriptional regulator, with protein MSPIFDSEIQFESKLPLHYQIMMIIKRNIASKNILPGDKLPTEEEFCNVFGVSRSTVRAAIGELEEEGMVTRVRGKGTFISKTKLKRKMEQVYSFSHQMEASSLVPSSRLLEFKTIAASDGLIDLFGLEENDPVYEIVRLRMANGEPLLLETTFLPVKVHPTLRAEVLESGSLYDSLRDEAKISPYIAEETYESIVFEESICKMLECQYPTCGFYVERITRQESGDAYELTQSFMRGDRSKISITLQQDIYTFNRSID; from the coding sequence ATGAGCCCTATATTTGACAGCGAAATTCAATTTGAGAGCAAGCTGCCTTTGCATTACCAGATCATGATGATCATCAAGCGGAATATTGCCTCGAAGAATATCCTGCCGGGCGACAAACTGCCGACAGAAGAAGAATTTTGCAATGTATTTGGCGTCAGCCGCTCCACTGTCCGGGCCGCGATCGGCGAGCTCGAAGAGGAAGGCATGGTGACCAGGGTTCGTGGAAAAGGAACCTTTATCTCAAAGACAAAGCTGAAGAGGAAAATGGAACAGGTGTACAGCTTCTCTCATCAAATGGAAGCTTCCAGCCTTGTTCCTTCCTCGAGGCTTCTGGAATTCAAGACGATTGCCGCTTCCGACGGGCTGATCGACCTGTTCGGCCTGGAGGAAAACGACCCGGTTTACGAGATCGTGCGGCTTAGGATGGCGAACGGGGAACCGCTTCTTTTGGAAACGACATTCCTGCCTGTAAAGGTACATCCGACGCTGCGCGCAGAAGTTTTGGAAAGCGGGTCGCTGTATGATTCGCTGCGGGATGAGGCGAAGATTTCGCCCTATATCGCAGAGGAAACGTACGAAAGCATCGTGTTTGAAGAAAGCATCTGCAAAATGCTGGAATGTCAATATCCTACATGCGGTTTTTATGTAGAGCGTATTACGCGGCAGGAATCCGGCGACGCCTATGAGCTGACGCAGTCGTTCATGCGCGGAGACCGCTCTAAAATTTCTATCACGCTGCAGCAGGATATCTACACATTTAATCGAAGTATTGACTAA